The DNA region AGACTCAACCTCTGCCGCATAAGTCAGCGCCTGCTCAGCAGTCCATTGTGGCAACAAGCCCGCATGCACCATTAAATAACCAGCCTCCTGATAAATTAAAGGCTGGTGGCGCAACCAACTCAGCAGAACATCACAATCCTCTGCTGCCATCAAAGCATCCAGCGTATCGCCTTTATGCGCAGACACTATACCCTCGGCCACAACCAATGCATGTAAGTCATGGTTACCTAACACAATGCGTAAACTGTTCTGATTCGCATAGCACCAGCGCAATACCTCTAATGTGCCACTGCCGCGATTAATTAAATCACCTACCAGCCAAAGCTGATCTTTATCTTGGTTAAAGCCAATACGCGCTAACAATGCTTGAAAAGCATGATAACAACCCTGTATATCCCCTATTGCATAAGTAGCCACAGCCCAACACCACCTTTATGATTAAAATAGTTTGCCAATAAAAAAGCCACTTATAGGATAAGTGGCTTTTAGTGTACTACTTTAAACTAGAAATCTAATTAAAACCCTGCACCCGCAGCATTTGCCATATGTTTTACTGCTGCCGCAACTTCTGCATCTGATAATGCTGGGTTACCACCTTTAGCTGGCATCATACGCACACCTTTAACTGCATGGCTAACCAAGGTATCGTAACCTTGTGCAATACGAGGTGCCCATTGTTCTTTATCGCCGAATTTTGGCGCATTCATCAAACCAGCTCCGTGACACATTAAACAAACAGCTTTATAAACTTCTTCACCGCTTTTGCCTGCCGCTACTGGTGCAGAGGCTGCCGCTGCGGCAACAAGATCCGTTGCCTTTGCTGGCTCAGCAGCTTTAGTAGGTTCAGTCGCTACAGGTGCTGCTTCGGCAGTTTTTGCAGCGGGCGCTGCTTCAGCTGCTTTTGGTGTAGGTGCTGTAAATTTAGCGCCTGATGCATTGGCCATTTCAGCCACTGCGCTAGCCACTTCTTCGTCTGTTAATGCTGGGTTACCACCACGCGCAGGCATGCTACGAATACCTTCAATTGCGTGCTTCACCAAAGTTTCATAGCCTTGTGCAATACGAGGTGCCCATTGACCATTATCACCAATTTTTGGTGCGCTCATTAAACCAGCTGCGTGACACATTGAACAGACTGCCTTCACTACTTCAGCACCGCTCTTACCGACCGGCGCACCAGAAACCTCTTCAGCAACTTCAACAACCGCAACAGGTTTAATGTTTTCTTCAAGCTTAGCAACTACTGCCACAGGCTCATCAACTTCAACTGGATCTGTCACACCAAAAATTTTGGCGACAATAACCACAAATGCAACAATACCAACGACACCAGCAAGAACTGCAAGCAAAATCTGCCCTAGTGAGTAGCCATTAGCTTCATTATCTACATTGCTCATTACGTTTGTTCCCGAAAATTATGGATAAAGGATTTATTATACCTACACTTTACCTTAAGGTAAAAAACACATAGACAAAAAATATCACGGCTTCATACAATCGCATGAAGTATAAGGCTACAAACAACATCTCAGTTTGTTATAATGCGAGGCTACTTATGCGCCCGTAGCTCATTTGGATAGAGTATCGGTTTCCGAAGCCGAGGGTAGTGGGTTCGAATCCCGCCGGGCGCGCCATCAGCTTAGCAAGACCATAATTCACAATGGTTCTTGATGCAAATCAACCACTTAAAATCTCAAAGTGTCACACATAGCCACCTCAAGCTGACACAGCTATTACAAAGCATCAGCGTTAATTGATAATGTATTCATAGTTACATAAATCTACTAAGGTGATTTGCATGTCTACAAAGAACAACCAAAAGTGGCATCAAACTCAATCATCAAGTGATACTATCGACTTCTCTAAAACCTTTTAGCAACATCATAGAGCTGATACAGCATCAGGAAATTTCTGGGCCAACAGGATAAAGTTTTCTTGTGCTTCACTTCACCAGCACCTAGTAGACATCGCAAATCATTTAAAACAGGAACATCAAATGAAAAAACTATTAGTAACAATCCAATTAGAGCTAGACATTCCCGACACATGGGATTTGGTAGAGCATCCCGACCAAGTACAAGCAATTAAGATGGATAATGGACAGTATATGCACATGAGTTTCTTGCCTATGATGACTACAGACTTTAAAGCAGGTGCTGAGTGGTCTAGCGAGTGTCCCGATGAGTTCACCGAGGAGGTTTTGGATATGGTTGCAGATGAAGAGGTTTTAATGAAATTGGAGCTTAATTAACCACTCAATCCAGTCACCCAGTTCTGAAACTGGTCTAGTCTGTTGCTTATGACCACGCATGATGAGTTTGTATAAAACTGACTCTGTTAACTTCAGAAAAGAGTTTTTTAAAGTATCTCTTGATTAAATTCAAGAGGCAGTTAAAGGGCTTACAGGAAGTGACGTTGATTTCAACTTTACAGTTAAAGCAAATGACTACTTTGAAAGTAGAAGATTACTATCTTCATAGTCTGGCATTTACTAAGTCAAATATGTTACACGCAAAATTACTTCAAGATATTAAGTTGTTGATTTGTATGACGCTGATACAGCCGCCAAACACTCGCGCCGGGCGCGCCAAGCAACAAATGCCTACAGTTTAACGACTGTCAGGGAAAGCATCACTTTTTTCTGTTCCTGACCAGATGGGCTTGATGCTCACACCCATTTGTAAATGCTGTGTGTCCGACTGGCATAATCTTTTAGCCGTATCTGCACTATATAGCCACGCTCAACCACTTATTTTACTGTTTCAGATCTAAATTCCTCAGTAGGTCGCTCCCTTGCCACCACCACCGTTATAGCTTAATAAACTATAACGGTGTCTATCAAAGTGTGGATAGTCCAGTTTTCCGATTAAAGACTGAGTCGAAGCCCTAATCTCACACTACGTGGCTCTAAGGGATGTATCAAACGTCCTTCGATACCTTCCCCACCACCGCAACCTGCGCCTTCGGCATTGGTGCAACTTGCGCCAAAATACTCGATATCATTAGCTGTGCTGTTAAAAATATTCAACACATCTAAACTTAACTGAATATGTTTATCGTAGCGATAGCCTAGCTTTAAGTTAGTCGCCCAAAACGCTTTAGATTTAAGCGCGCCAGTTTCTTCTAACGGATATGCACCAATGTAACGGGTGCGCACACCGCCAAACCACTGGCCGCCTGTATCGTGTGTAACAGCTAACGATGCAGTCACAGGGATAGCATTAGGGATTTTATCGCCACCATTACTAGGCACATTAAAGCGTGCATGTGAAATAGCGACATCGGCATCTAATATCAAACCATCATGGCTGTAGTAGTTAGACCACTCGATACCACGACGTTTAGAGCCGCCTTTAGGTTCAGTAACGCCTTCATCACCGATATATACCAGTTCTGAATCTAACGCTATTTGCCAAAAAGTTAAGCTGCTATGCCAATTTGGTAACAGTTGAGTACGAACACCAAGCTCACTGCCTACGGCTTTAGCAATCAACGGGATGCGCTCTAGTGATGAACCGTCTACTGCATTGGTAGTAGCCGTACTGCCTCGTCCGTCGTTACTATGGAAACCGTGCCCCCAGTTTGCGTAAAACTCGGTTTTATCAAACGGGCCAAACACGACGCCAAGTTTAGGGCTCACTTGATGGTCACGTCCTGTGCCTCCATTATTGATATTAAACTCGCCACCCTTGTTCTTAATTTCAGATTTGATACCATCCCAGCGCAAGCCAACATTGGTGCGTAGCCAATCATTCCATTGCGTATTTAGATTAGAAAAAATACCTATGCCAGTTTGATCGACTTCATCCTTACGCGTTGTGGTGTCTCGCACACGATTGGTCGTTTGATATAAGCCTAACTCTGACATGCGGTCATGTCTTAACTGTACGCCTACATCTAAGGTTGAGTTTTTACCCACTAAATTAATATCTTGCTCACGCGCTACCTGCCCACCCCATGTTAAACGTTTATCCGCTTGCTCATGCTGACCATCTAGCAAACCAGAAGGTGTAGAAAATAAATTCAGCTGGTAATCGATCAAATAGGCATTCGCTTTCCAGCGTCCTTTTTCATCAGATTTAGCCACTTCGCCATTTAGGCTGTAGCGATGCGTTTTACCACCATCAGTCGGTGCAAAAGTACCGTATTTACTGATTTCTCCATTTTCAATGGCACGGACCGGCACTTGCTCAGTGGCTGTCCAGTTGTTTTCGTAAGCCATGGCGGTTAATGAATAACCCTCATAGGCATTACCTGAAGAAACCCTGAACACACCATTACGCTTCACTAGGTTTTCAGATTGATCCCACGGGCCATCATTACCAACTAACTCAAGCGCGGCTAACACATTCACATCGCCAAACTTATGGCTTCCTGCACCTAAGAATCGCTTGTAGCCATACTCACCAAGTGTAAAGTCCAAAAACGGCGTGTCCAAAGATTTTACGTAATCAATACGCGCAGAACCCGCCACGGCAAAGTCTCCATCCTCTGCAGCGTAAACACCTTTACGGTAGCGCAAGTTTCCTATCAGTTCAGGGATGAGAAAATTTAAATCCATATAGCCTTGACCGTGTGCATGCGTTACCTGATTCACTGGCATGCCATTCACATAAGTCGAAAAGTCGCTGCCATGGTCTAGGTTATAACCGCGGAGAAAATACTGATTCGCCTTACCGCCGCCAGAGTGCTGCGTCACAATCATGCCAGGCACTGCTTCCATCACCTCAGCTGGGCGTAACAAGGGACGTGCTTTTAGTTGCTGCGCTGTGACCGTGCCTTCACTGGCACTATCTGCGATACCGATTAATACTTGGCTCTGTGGTCTTACCACAATGCTTTCTAAGGTTAGTTCATCAGTAGCTGGCAAGCCTGCTGCTTGCGCCACGGACACTGTCAAATTACTTAACACCATAAAGTGTAGTAGGTAGAAGAACCTAGGTGGTTGCTTAGCGACCCTAGATGCTTTTACGACACTTATTTTTTCTTTAAATCTCATACTTCACTCTCATATTTCGTTACGCTCACATACACCCCAATAAAGCCATAGGGGGTATACCTATAAAAGAGTTTACAGCATATTTCGTGTCAACAAAAAAGCATATATATTTCGAATGGTTAAAATGGAGTAAATTTTAGCTTGATGCTAAGCATGCAACAATTTGCTTCCAGACTGCGGCGAATGAAGCACATCTGGAAGCGCAGATTACGCAGAAAAGTGATTAAAGGTGAATGTCCAGAGAAGGATTACTTAAGGTAAGTTTTTAAAACATTAATCACTTCTTCTAAATCTTGTTGGCGCTCTTCACCAGGATGGCTGTTATCGCCTAAGTGTTCACGAATGTGACCTTCGAGCGCTTCAGACATTAAACCATCGATAGCGCCTCGCACCGAAGCAATCTGGTGCAGGAATACTGAACAAGCAACTCCATTTTTAAGTGCGTTATCAAGCGCCTCAATTTGCCCTTTGATACGGTTTAAGCGAGCGAATAATTTCGGGGAGTTTTGATTCACGTGAGACATAACATACCTTTTTAATGAGAGGCCTTCAAATTGACGTATAGGCTAATCCAGTGTGGATTAGCCTATATTATAGAGCCAATATTCAGCAGCATATAATGCTGATTGGGATTAATTCGCCTGATAATCTGATAGGACAACCGTAAGATTTAGTGCTTGGCTTCAGTATCTTTTTTGTCTTGTGCCAGTGCAGTTTTAAAGGCGTAGCCTAAAATTGAATCACCATCAGATTTAAGCAAGTAACCACTATTCGCAACGAGAGATCAATTGCGTAAAACCTTCGTACTATTGCGCTTATGCCCATGAATTATTTGGTAGAGCACAGGCAGCACGAGCAGCGTTAATATTGTCGATGACCAGATGCCTCCAATAACAACCGTTGCTAAAGGCCGTTGCACCTCTGCACCGGTTCCCGTTGCAATGGCCATAGGCACAAACCCAAAAGAAGCAACCAATGCAGTAATTAAAATTGGTCTCAAACGACTGATGCTTCCTTCTTGAATGGCGCTATCAATTGGCCTCCCAGCCGCAATTAAATGACGAATAAAACTAATCATCACTAACCCGTTTAGAACCGCCACACCAGATAGCGCAATAAACCCGACACCCGCTGATATCGAAAGTGGAATATCCCTAATCCATAGCATAAGCACACCGCCAGTCAGTGCAAATGGGATGCCAGTAAATACGATTAGGCCATCTTTAAAGTTATTAAACATAGCATAGAGTAAGATAAAAACGAGCAACAAAGCTAAGGGAACTACAATTTGCAAACGTTTGCTTGCAGACTGCAACTGCTCAAAAGTACCACCCCAATTCACCCAATATCCAGGCGGAATTTTTACTTCCTGCTGAATGCGTTGCTGTGCTTCAGTGACAAATGAGCCGATATCCCGATCACGCACATTTGCAGTGACAACTACGCTGCGCTTACCGTTTTCCCGACTAAACTGATTTGCCCCTGTTGCAATATCAATGGCTGCCACTTCTCCCAACTGAAGATAGACAGCTGGCTCTTGATTACCTATCTTAATTGGAAGACGCTTTAAATTATCCAAATCAGCTTTTACGTTGTCTTGTAACCTGACAACAATATCAAAGCGTCTATCACCTTGAAATAGCGTCCCAACCTCTTGACCATTCATCGCGATGGAAACGGCTTCCTGAACATCAGCAACGTTGACACCAAGCCGCGCTATCTTCTGGCGGTCGATATTCACGGTGAGTATTGGCAGGCCCGTTGTTTGCTCAACTTTCACATCCTCTCCGCCTTGAACACTAGCAAGTACTTTTGAAATATCCTCTGCAGAGGCATTCATGATGTCCATATCATCACCAAACACTTTCACAGCAACATCACTTCGCACCCCAGAAATTAACTCGTTGAAGCGCATCTGTATGGGCTGTGTGAACTCGTAATTGTTACCAGGCACATCACCCACTGCTTTTTGCATCTGTGCGATCAGTTCGTTTTTGCTTAAATTTGGATCAGGCCAAGCTGACTTAGGCTTCAGCATAATGAAATTATCAGCAACACTCGGCGGCATTGGGTCAGTGGCAATTTCAGCGGTACCTAACTTGGCAAAAACTCTATCCACTTGTGGAAACAGCCTAATCGTATGTTCCAGCTCTTTTTGCATCTCCACCGCCTGCGTGAGGCTCGTGCCAGGAATACGTAATGCATGAAGTGCGATATCACCCTCATTAAGACTTGGGATAAATTCAGTCCCCATTCGGCTGACCAACAGACTACTTAGCACAACCGATACGGCAGCAATCGTCAGCACCAAGGCTTTATTAAGCATAGCCCAGTTAAACACCAAGCCGTAATATCGCTTTATCCAGTGGATAGCGACATGTTCATCTTCTTTAACATGAGTACTAATAAACAGCGCAACCGCAGCAGGAATAAACGTCAC from Methylotenera sp. L2L1 includes:
- a CDS encoding symmetrical bis(5'-nucleosyl)-tetraphosphatase, which produces MATYAIGDIQGCYHAFQALLARIGFNQDKDQLWLVGDLINRGSGTLEVLRWCYANQNSLRIVLGNHDLHALVVAEGIVSAHKGDTLDALMAAEDCDVLLSWLRHQPLIYQEAGYLMVHAGLLPQWTAEQALTYAAEVESALRGKDYLHFLTHMYGNLPSRWDSDLTGVDRLRVITNAATRLRICTAEGEMEFKFKGELHDIPNGYMPWFDVPTRVTKDVQVIFGHWSALGLQQRANVFALDTGCLWGGKLTAMDLNTKVIVQVDSHPLDRPIQIKKS
- a CDS encoding metal/formaldehyde-sensitive transcriptional repressor — encoded protein: MSHVNQNSPKLFARLNRIKGQIEALDNALKNGVACSVFLHQIASVRGAIDGLMSEALEGHIREHLGDNSHPGEERQQDLEEVINVLKTYLK
- a CDS encoding TonB-dependent receptor; the protein is MRFKEKISVVKASRVAKQPPRFFYLLHFMVLSNLTVSVAQAAGLPATDELTLESIVVRPQSQVLIGIADSASEGTVTAQQLKARPLLRPAEVMEAVPGMIVTQHSGGGKANQYFLRGYNLDHGSDFSTYVNGMPVNQVTHAHGQGYMDLNFLIPELIGNLRYRKGVYAAEDGDFAVAGSARIDYVKSLDTPFLDFTLGEYGYKRFLGAGSHKFGDVNVLAALELVGNDGPWDQSENLVKRNGVFRVSSGNAYEGYSLTAMAYENNWTATEQVPVRAIENGEISKYGTFAPTDGGKTHRYSLNGEVAKSDEKGRWKANAYLIDYQLNLFSTPSGLLDGQHEQADKRLTWGGQVAREQDINLVGKNSTLDVGVQLRHDRMSELGLYQTTNRVRDTTTRKDEVDQTGIGIFSNLNTQWNDWLRTNVGLRWDGIKSEIKNKGGEFNINNGGTGRDHQVSPKLGVVFGPFDKTEFYANWGHGFHSNDGRGSTATTNAVDGSSLERIPLIAKAVGSELGVRTQLLPNWHSSLTFWQIALDSELVYIGDEGVTEPKGGSKRRGIEWSNYYSHDGLILDADVAISHARFNVPSNGGDKIPNAIPVTASLAVTHDTGGQWFGGVRTRYIGAYPLEETGALKSKAFWATNLKLGYRYDKHIQLSLDVLNIFNSTANDIEYFGASCTNAEGAGCGGGEGIEGRLIHPLEPRSVRLGLRLSL
- a CDS encoding c-type cytochrome; amino-acid sequence: MSNVDNEANGYSLGQILLAVLAGVVGIVAFVVIVAKIFGVTDPVEVDEPVAVVAKLEENIKPVAVVEVAEEVSGAPVGKSGAEVVKAVCSMCHAAGLMSAPKIGDNGQWAPRIAQGYETLVKHAIEGIRSMPARGGNPALTDEEVASAVAEMANASGAKFTAPTPKAAEAAPAAKTAEAAPVATEPTKAAEPAKATDLVAAAAASAPVAAGKSGEEVYKAVCLMCHGAGLMNAPKFGDKEQWAPRIAQGYDTLVSHAVKGVRMMPAKGGNPALSDAEVAAAVKHMANAAGAGF
- a CDS encoding efflux RND transporter permease subunit, whose product is MFEKLIRFSIDQRWLVMLIALGIAVLGIFSYQKLPIDAVPDITNIQVQINTSVPGYAPLETEQRITYPIETAMAGLPRLEQTRSISRYGLSQVTIVFKEGTDIYFARQLVNERIQQAKDKLPIGVAPMMGPTSTGLGEIFTWTVESKDGALKPDGTPYTPFDLREIQDWIIKPQLRNVPGVNEINTVGGYVKQYQVAPYLDRLMVRGLSLNDLVAALESNNANIGAGYIEKSGEQYLIRVPGQVSNIDDIGNIVIENKLGVPVRIKDVAEVLIGHESRTGAATENGQEVVLGTVFMLTGENSRTVAAAVEKQLTEINKTLPAGIVARTVYDRTILIDNAINTVKTNLMEGAILVIAILFIFLGNIRAALITMLVIPLAMLFTFTGMATAKISANLMSLGALDFGIIIDGAVVIVENCMRRLAHAQMAFNRPLTRTERFNEVFEAAKETRKPLLYGQLIIMAVYLPIFALSGVEGKMFHPMAFTVVIALAGAMLLSVTFIPAAVALFISTHVKEDEHVAIHWIKRYYGLVFNWAMLNKALVLTIAAVSVVLSSLLVSRMGTEFIPSLNEGDIALHALRIPGTSLTQAVEMQKELEHTIRLFPQVDRVFAKLGTAEIATDPMPPSVADNFIMLKPKSAWPDPNLSKNELIAQMQKAVGDVPGNNYEFTQPIQMRFNELISGVRSDVAVKVFGDDMDIMNASAEDISKVLASVQGGEDVKVEQTTGLPILTVNIDRQKIARLGVNVADVQEAVSIAMNGQEVGTLFQGDRRFDIVVRLQDNVKADLDNLKRLPIKIGNQEPAVYLQLGEVAAIDIATGANQFSRENGKRSVVVTANVRDRDIGSFVTEAQQRIQQEVKIPPGYWVNWGGTFEQLQSASKRLQIVVPLALLLVFILLYAMFNNFKDGLIVFTGIPFALTGGVLMLWIRDIPLSISAGVGFIALSGVAVLNGLVMISFIRHLIAAGRPIDSAIQEGSISRLRPILITALVASFGFVPMAIATGTGAEVQRPLATVVIGGIWSSTILTLLVLPVLYQIIHGHKRNSTKVLRN